The following are encoded together in the Streptomyces sp. NBC_00341 genome:
- the sbnB gene encoding 2,3-diaminopropionate biosynthesis protein SbnB: MNTVQDRTPGSTAPGDIAVPSFAVIPGGQVRRALEGREKDIVEVVEAAYRLHGSGRTVNPPSSFLRFPDRPTARMIALPASLGGTARVDGLKWIASFPENVTAGVPRASAVLILNDPDTGYPFACLESSIISATRTAASAASAADRLSRGRPRPTRVGFFGTGLIARYIHTYLEGSGWSFDDIGVYDVSAESAAGFRVYVEQSGSPAAVTVHRDPQELIRTSDLVVFATVAGQPHVSDPAWFGHNPVVLHVSLRDLAPQVLLASTNIVDDIEHCLRAGTSPHLTEQLTGSRNFVSGTLDDVMAGRVDVPADRPVVFSPFGLGVLDLAVGAYVYDEVDRSGELRTVDDFFHERRRYG; encoded by the coding sequence ATGAACACCGTCCAGGACCGCACGCCCGGGTCCACCGCACCCGGCGACATCGCCGTGCCCTCGTTCGCGGTGATCCCCGGCGGTCAGGTCCGGCGCGCCCTGGAGGGGCGCGAGAAGGACATCGTGGAAGTGGTCGAGGCGGCGTACCGCCTGCACGGCTCCGGCCGGACGGTGAACCCGCCCTCCTCGTTCCTGCGCTTCCCGGACCGGCCGACCGCCCGGATGATCGCGCTGCCCGCTTCGCTCGGCGGTACGGCGAGGGTGGACGGGCTGAAGTGGATCGCCAGCTTCCCGGAGAACGTGACGGCGGGCGTACCACGGGCCTCCGCCGTGCTGATCCTCAACGATCCGGACACCGGATACCCGTTCGCCTGTCTGGAGAGCTCGATCATCAGCGCGACGAGAACGGCCGCGTCGGCGGCGTCGGCCGCGGACCGGCTCAGCCGGGGCCGGCCCCGGCCGACCCGCGTCGGGTTCTTCGGAACCGGCCTGATCGCCCGGTACATCCACACCTATCTCGAAGGCTCCGGCTGGTCGTTCGACGACATCGGGGTGTACGACGTGTCCGCGGAGAGCGCGGCCGGCTTCCGGGTGTACGTGGAACAGTCCGGCAGCCCCGCGGCCGTCACCGTGCACCGGGATCCGCAGGAGCTGATCCGTACGAGCGATCTCGTGGTCTTCGCGACCGTGGCCGGGCAGCCGCACGTCAGCGACCCGGCGTGGTTCGGCCACAACCCCGTCGTGCTCCACGTGTCGCTGCGGGACCTCGCCCCGCAGGTCCTGCTGGCCTCGACCAACATCGTGGACGACATCGAGCACTGCCTCAGGGCCGGCACATCGCCTCATCTGACCGAGCAGCTCACGGGCAGCCGGAACTTCGTCAGCGGCACGCTCGACGACGTGATGGCGGGCCGGGTGGACGTGCCGGCGGACCGGCCCGTGGTGTTCTCGCCCTTCGGTCTCGGCGTGCTCGACCTCGCGGTCGGCGCCTACGTCTACGACGAGGTGGACCGCTCGGGCGAACTGCGGACCGTCGACGACTTCTTCCACGAACGCCGCCGGTACGGGTGA
- a CDS encoding type 1 glutamine amidotransferase → MSNNSLRLVWVYPDLLSTYGDQGNALVVERRARQRGLDVSRVDVRSDQPVPTSGDIYLIGGGEDRPQRLAAERLRRDGGLSRAASNGAIIFSVCAGYQILGHEFVNDLGEREQGLGLLDVVSTRGEGDRCVGDVLADIDPHLGLPPLTGFENHQGVTHLGPTARPFARVQFGRGNGTGDGTEGAYNDTVFGTYMHGPVMARNPLIADLLLKLALDVNALPPTDDRWYEALRAERIASATQPV, encoded by the coding sequence ATGAGCAACAACAGCCTGCGGCTGGTGTGGGTCTACCCGGACCTGCTCAGCACCTACGGCGACCAGGGCAACGCCCTGGTGGTGGAGCGCCGGGCCCGCCAGCGCGGCCTCGACGTGTCGCGCGTCGACGTGCGCAGCGACCAGCCCGTTCCCACGTCGGGCGACATCTATCTGATCGGCGGCGGTGAGGACCGTCCGCAGCGGCTCGCCGCGGAGCGGCTGCGCCGTGACGGCGGTCTCAGCCGGGCCGCGTCCAACGGCGCGATCATCTTCTCGGTCTGCGCCGGCTACCAGATCCTCGGCCACGAGTTCGTCAACGACCTCGGTGAGCGCGAGCAGGGCCTCGGGCTGCTCGACGTGGTCTCCACCCGCGGCGAGGGCGACCGGTGCGTGGGCGACGTGCTCGCGGACATCGACCCGCACCTCGGGCTGCCTCCGCTGACGGGCTTCGAGAACCACCAGGGCGTCACCCATCTCGGCCCGACGGCACGCCCGTTCGCCCGGGTGCAGTTCGGCCGGGGCAACGGCACCGGGGACGGCACGGAGGGTGCGTACAACGACACCGTGTTCGGCACGTACATGCACGGGCCCGTGATGGCGCGCAACCCGCTCATCGCGGACCTGCTGCTGAAGCTGGCGCTCGATGTGAACGCGCTGCCGCCGACCGACGACCGCTGGTACGAGGCGCTGCGCGCCGAGCGGATCGCGTCCGCGACACAGCCCGTCTGA
- a CDS encoding TauD/TfdA family dioxygenase — MSSIEITASQLGPEAGPGPTGQPGQPGQPPVLRIPDTHDPADWATGARERLRAELLTHGAVLVRGLELREAADVAAVLGQLAVEPVTEREAFAPRESYAPGVHSASPWPPDQPMCMHHELSYTLGFPALLLFACLTGPTSGGAVGLADAAAVLDALPLDLVERFEREGWLLNRSYNGEIGASVSQAFGTADRDAVEGYCRAHAITWDWQPDGGLRTTQRRAAVVRHPAGGRRCWFNQIAFLNEWTLAPEVREYLVDEYGPAGLPFNTRYGDGEPLEEEVVRLIGSVYAEHTVRLPWRAGDLLLVDNIRTAHSREAYEGPRDVVVAMASPTRLDTCSPTAEVGQR; from the coding sequence ATGTCCTCCATCGAGATAACGGCCTCACAGCTCGGCCCGGAGGCGGGGCCCGGCCCGACCGGTCAGCCCGGTCAGCCCGGTCAGCCCCCGGTGCTGCGGATCCCGGACACCCACGACCCGGCCGACTGGGCCACCGGGGCGCGCGAACGCCTGCGCGCCGAGCTCCTCACGCACGGCGCGGTCCTGGTCCGCGGGCTGGAGCTGCGCGAAGCGGCCGACGTCGCGGCGGTCCTGGGACAGCTGGCCGTCGAACCGGTGACGGAACGGGAGGCCTTCGCGCCCAGGGAGAGCTACGCCCCCGGAGTGCACTCCGCGTCTCCCTGGCCACCGGACCAGCCGATGTGCATGCACCACGAGCTGAGCTACACGCTCGGCTTCCCCGCCCTGCTGCTCTTCGCCTGCCTCACCGGTCCCACCAGCGGCGGAGCCGTCGGCCTCGCCGACGCGGCGGCCGTGCTCGACGCCCTGCCCCTCGACCTCGTCGAACGGTTCGAGCGCGAGGGCTGGCTGCTGAACCGCAGCTACAACGGAGAGATCGGGGCCAGCGTCTCCCAGGCGTTCGGGACCGCCGACCGCGATGCCGTGGAGGGCTACTGCCGCGCCCACGCCATCACCTGGGACTGGCAGCCCGACGGCGGACTGCGGACCACGCAGCGCCGCGCGGCGGTGGTGCGCCATCCGGCCGGCGGACGGCGCTGCTGGTTCAACCAGATCGCCTTCCTGAACGAATGGACGCTCGCGCCCGAGGTGCGGGAGTACCTGGTCGACGAGTACGGGCCCGCCGGGCTGCCGTTCAACACCCGGTACGGCGACGGCGAGCCCCTGGAGGAGGAGGTCGTCCGGCTCATCGGTTCGGTCTACGCCGAACACACCGTGCGCCTGCCGTGGCGCGCCGGTGACCTGCTGCTCGTCGACAACATCCGTACCGCGCACAGCAGGGAGGCCTACGAAGGACCGCGCGACGTGGTCGTCGCGATGGCGTCCCCCACCCGGCTGGACACCTGCTCGCCGACGGCGGAGGTGGGGCAGCGATGA
- a CDS encoding 6-phosphofructokinase, translating into MRIGVLTSGGDCPGLNAVIRSVVHRAVVDHGDEVIGFHDGWRGLLECDYRKLDLDAVGGILARGGTILGSSRVQPAHLRGGVEQARGHVNDLGLDAIIPIGGEGTLKAANLLSEAGLPIVGVPKTIDNDIASTDVTFGFDTAVGVATEALDRLKTTAESHQRVMIVEVMGRHTGWIALHSGMAAGAHAIVVPERPFDIDELTELVGRRFSAGKKFAIVVVAEGAKPREGSMEFQSGVKDIYGHERFAGVATQLSIELEQRLGKEARPVILGHVQRGGTPTAYDRVLATRFGWHAVEAAHRGEFGMMTALRGTDITMVPLAEAVETLKTVPAERYGEAECVL; encoded by the coding sequence ATGCGAATTGGTGTGCTCACCTCCGGTGGCGACTGCCCCGGCCTCAATGCGGTCATCCGTTCCGTCGTCCACCGTGCGGTGGTCGACCACGGTGACGAGGTCATCGGCTTCCACGACGGGTGGCGGGGCCTCCTGGAGTGCGACTACCGCAAGCTCGACCTCGACGCGGTCGGCGGCATCCTCGCCCGCGGCGGCACGATCCTCGGCTCCTCCCGGGTCCAGCCCGCGCACCTGCGCGGCGGCGTGGAACAGGCCAGGGGCCATGTCAACGACCTCGGTCTCGACGCGATCATCCCGATCGGCGGCGAGGGCACCCTCAAGGCGGCGAACCTGCTGTCGGAGGCGGGGCTGCCGATCGTCGGCGTACCGAAGACGATCGACAACGACATCGCCTCCACCGACGTCACCTTCGGTTTCGACACCGCCGTGGGCGTGGCCACCGAGGCTCTGGACCGGCTGAAGACCACCGCGGAGTCCCACCAGCGGGTCATGATCGTCGAGGTCATGGGCCGTCACACCGGCTGGATCGCCCTGCACTCCGGCATGGCCGCCGGCGCACACGCCATCGTCGTCCCCGAGCGCCCCTTCGACATAGACGAGCTGACCGAGCTGGTCGGCCGGCGCTTCTCGGCCGGCAAGAAGTTCGCGATCGTCGTGGTCGCCGAGGGCGCCAAGCCGCGCGAGGGCTCCATGGAGTTCCAGTCGGGCGTCAAGGACATCTACGGGCACGAGCGCTTCGCGGGCGTCGCGACCCAGCTCTCCATCGAGCTGGAGCAGCGGCTGGGCAAGGAGGCCCGCCCGGTGATCCTCGGCCATGTGCAGCGCGGCGGAACGCCGACCGCGTACGACCGGGTCCTGGCGACCCGGTTCGGCTGGCACGCGGTGGAGGCGGCGCACCGGGGCGAGTTCGGCATGATGACGGCGCTGCGCGGCACGGACATCACCATGGTCCCGCTCGCGGAGGCCGTGGAGACCCTGAAGACGGTGCCGGCCGAGCGGTACGGCGAGGCCGAGTGCGTGCTCTGA
- the sbnA gene encoding 2,3-diaminopropionate biosynthesis protein SbnA yields MSVISVPQDFNEEDLYVDVEPVFGRSLLLKCEGFNFAGSIKLKAAAEMVASAERGGSLKADSVLVESSSGNLGVALSMIAASKGYRFICVTDSRCNLTTRLLMEALGSEVRSVAGEESNGGFLGARLDYVRSLCAADDRCVWLSQYSNPANWRAHYLTTAPEIARSFPDLDVLFVGAGTTGTLMGCARYFRDLRRPVRIVAVDTAGSVAFGGTPGRRMIPGLGMSMRPPLLDESYVDEVVRVEEADTIRACRRLAGRGFLFGGSTGTVVSGAVDWLDRRGARDLTAVAVAPDLGERYLDTVYQDNWVRDLYGRGPLDTARPVPAAPGTPAA; encoded by the coding sequence GTGTCGGTCATATCCGTTCCTCAGGACTTCAACGAGGAGGACCTCTACGTCGATGTGGAGCCGGTCTTCGGGCGCTCGCTGCTCCTCAAGTGCGAGGGCTTCAACTTCGCCGGCTCGATCAAGCTCAAGGCGGCCGCCGAGATGGTGGCGTCCGCCGAGCGCGGCGGCTCGCTGAAGGCCGACTCCGTCCTGGTCGAGTCCTCCTCCGGAAACCTCGGTGTCGCGCTGAGCATGATCGCGGCGAGCAAGGGATACCGGTTCATCTGCGTGACGGACTCACGCTGCAATCTCACGACGCGGCTGCTGATGGAGGCGCTGGGCAGCGAGGTGCGCAGCGTGGCGGGCGAGGAGTCCAACGGCGGCTTCCTCGGCGCGCGGCTGGACTACGTCCGGAGCCTCTGCGCCGCCGACGACCGGTGCGTGTGGCTGAGCCAGTACTCCAATCCGGCGAACTGGCGGGCGCACTACCTGACGACGGCGCCGGAGATCGCCCGCTCGTTCCCTGACCTGGACGTCCTGTTCGTCGGCGCGGGGACGACCGGGACCCTGATGGGCTGCGCGCGCTACTTCCGGGACCTGCGGCGACCGGTGCGGATCGTCGCGGTGGACACCGCAGGGTCTGTGGCGTTCGGCGGCACCCCCGGCCGCCGGATGATCCCGGGTCTTGGCATGAGCATGCGCCCACCGTTGCTGGACGAGTCGTACGTGGACGAGGTGGTCCGGGTCGAGGAGGCGGACACGATCCGCGCCTGCCGCCGGCTGGCCGGACGGGGCTTCCTCTTCGGCGGCTCCACGGGCACGGTGGTGAGCGGCGCGGTCGACTGGCTGGACCGGCGGGGGGCCCGGGACCTCACCGCGGTGGCCGTGGCACCGGACCTGGGCGAGCGCTACCTCGACACCGTGTACCAGGACAACTGGGTCCGGGACCTGTACGGCCGGGGGCCCCTCGACACCGCCCGGCCGGTCCCGGCCGCCCCCGGGACACCTGCGGCCTGA
- a CDS encoding MurT ligase domain-containing protein — protein sequence MAGNTEPLSPRAKLAVTAGKAAAAVSRAAGRGSGSVIGGRVALKLDPDLLGRLAQHLDVILVSATNGKTTTTRLIAEALRAAGPVVSNALGANMPAGITSALAGGSDAQYGVIEVDEKYLAGVARDTTPKVIALLNLSRDQLDRAAETRMLAEKWREGLSGSKAVIIANADDPLIVWAASSSPNVVWVAAGQAWKDDAWSCPSCGGVMQRPGDDWFCGECGFRRPPPSWVLHGDYVLDPHGSAWPIHLQLPGRANKANATSSAAVAAVFGVPPQVALERMYHVQAVAGRYDVVTFLNRELRLLLAKNPAGWLETFSLIDPPPTPVILSVNARGADGTDTSWLWDVDYTQLAGHPIFVLGDRKLDLAVRLEVAGLDFRVCENLDEAVQQAPPGRIEVIANYTAFQDLRRRVGN from the coding sequence ATGGCAGGCAACACGGAGCCGTTGTCGCCGCGGGCCAAGCTGGCCGTGACGGCGGGCAAGGCCGCTGCGGCGGTGTCGCGGGCAGCCGGGCGGGGCAGCGGATCGGTGATCGGCGGCCGGGTGGCGCTCAAGCTCGACCCCGACCTGCTCGGGCGGCTGGCACAGCACCTGGACGTGATCCTGGTGTCGGCGACCAACGGCAAGACGACCACGACCCGGCTGATCGCCGAGGCACTGCGGGCCGCCGGCCCGGTCGTGTCGAACGCGCTCGGCGCCAACATGCCCGCGGGCATCACCTCGGCCCTGGCCGGCGGCTCGGACGCGCAGTACGGCGTGATCGAGGTGGACGAGAAGTACCTCGCCGGAGTCGCCCGCGACACGACGCCCAAGGTGATCGCGCTGCTCAACCTCTCCCGCGACCAGCTGGACCGGGCCGCGGAGACCCGGATGCTCGCCGAGAAGTGGCGCGAGGGGCTGTCCGGCTCGAAGGCCGTGATCATCGCCAACGCCGACGACCCGCTGATCGTCTGGGCGGCCTCCTCCTCACCCAACGTGGTGTGGGTCGCGGCCGGACAGGCGTGGAAGGACGACGCCTGGTCCTGCCCGTCCTGCGGCGGTGTGATGCAGCGCCCCGGCGACGACTGGTTCTGCGGCGAGTGCGGATTCCGCCGGCCGCCGCCCAGCTGGGTGCTGCACGGCGACTACGTGCTGGACCCGCACGGCTCGGCCTGGCCGATCCACCTCCAGCTGCCCGGCCGCGCCAACAAGGCCAACGCCACCAGCTCGGCGGCCGTGGCCGCCGTCTTCGGCGTACCGCCCCAGGTCGCCCTGGAGCGGATGTACCACGTCCAGGCCGTCGCGGGCCGCTACGACGTCGTCACCTTCCTCAACCGTGAGCTGCGGCTCCTGCTGGCGAAGAACCCGGCGGGCTGGCTGGAGACGTTCTCGCTGATCGACCCGCCGCCCACCCCGGTGATCCTCTCCGTCAACGCCCGCGGCGCCGACGGTACGGACACCTCCTGGCTCTGGGACGTGGACTACACCCAGCTCGCGGGTCACCCGATCTTCGTGCTCGGCGACCGCAAGCTCGACCTCGCGGTCCGGCTCGAAGTGGCCGGTCTGGACTTCCGGGTCTGCGAGAACCTCGACGAGGCCGTGCAGCAGGCACCGCCCGGCCGTATCGAGGTCATCGCCAACTACACCGCCTTCCAGGATCTGCGCCGTCGTGTCGGCAACTGA
- a CDS encoding SSI family serine proteinase inhibitor: MRLRAALTTVVLTALLPVGSAVPAVAAPDQGVLLTVSGSANTWIRGVVLHCPPGPDDRHPDALGACAALDAADGDFDALAGDPHPCTHEDDPVTVTAEGARQGDAVGWRHTYPNACLMDAVTGPVFRF; encoded by the coding sequence ATGCGCCTGCGCGCCGCCCTTACCACCGTCGTCCTCACCGCCCTGCTGCCCGTCGGTTCGGCCGTGCCCGCCGTGGCCGCGCCGGACCAGGGGGTTCTCCTGACCGTTTCCGGCAGCGCCAACACCTGGATCCGGGGGGTCGTCCTGCACTGCCCGCCTGGCCCAGACGACCGGCATCCCGACGCGCTCGGCGCCTGCGCGGCGCTCGACGCGGCCGACGGCGACTTCGACGCCCTCGCCGGTGACCCGCATCCGTGCACCCATGAGGACGACCCGGTCACCGTCACCGCGGAGGGCGCCCGGCAGGGCGACGCCGTCGGCTGGCGGCACACCTACCCCAACGCATGCCTGATGGACGCGGTCACCGGCCCGGTGTTCCGCTTCTGA
- a CDS encoding cytochrome c oxidase assembly protein has product MDHSGHGMNMDLPPFTLGRGLQFSADPIFLIGCVLAVLLYGYAVVRLRRRGDAWPVNRIVFFVIGVLSIALVMCTKLNDYGMVMFSVHMVQHMVISMLSPILLLLGAPVTLALRALPVASRGSKGPRELLLMLLHSRYMKVITHPVFTIPLFIASLYGLYFTPLFDFLMGSTAGHLAMMVHFLGVGLVFFWPIMGIDPGPHRPGYLLRMLELFAGMPFHAFFGIALMMASQPMVEVYKNPSASLGIDALSDQNAAGGIAWAFSEIPSVLVLLALVFQWYRSDQRTAKRSDRAADRDGDQELHAYNAYLASLQARGQ; this is encoded by the coding sequence ATGGATCACAGCGGGCACGGCATGAACATGGATCTGCCGCCGTTCACGCTGGGACGCGGGCTCCAGTTCTCCGCGGACCCGATCTTCCTGATCGGCTGCGTGCTCGCCGTGCTCCTGTACGGGTACGCGGTGGTGCGGCTGCGCAGGCGCGGGGACGCATGGCCGGTCAACCGGATCGTCTTCTTCGTCATCGGTGTGCTGAGCATCGCCCTGGTGATGTGCACCAAGCTCAACGACTACGGCATGGTCATGTTCAGCGTCCACATGGTGCAGCACATGGTGATCAGCATGCTGTCGCCGATCCTGCTGCTGCTGGGCGCGCCCGTGACGCTCGCGCTGCGTGCCCTGCCGGTCGCGTCGCGTGGCAGCAAGGGGCCGCGCGAGCTGCTTCTGATGCTGCTGCACAGCCGGTACATGAAGGTCATCACGCATCCGGTCTTCACCATCCCGCTCTTCATCGCCAGCCTGTACGGCCTGTACTTCACCCCGCTCTTCGACTTCCTGATGGGCTCGACGGCCGGGCACCTCGCGATGATGGTGCACTTCCTCGGGGTCGGTCTGGTCTTCTTCTGGCCGATCATGGGCATCGACCCGGGGCCGCACCGCCCGGGATATCTGCTGCGGATGCTGGAGCTGTTCGCCGGTATGCCGTTCCACGCGTTCTTCGGCATCGCGCTGATGATGGCCTCCCAGCCCATGGTCGAGGTCTACAAGAACCCGTCGGCCTCCCTCGGCATCGACGCCCTGTCCGACCAGAACGCGGCGGGCGGGATCGCCTGGGCGTTCAGCGAGATCCCGTCGGTGCTGGTGCTGCTCGCCCTGGTATTCCAGTGGTACCGCTCGGATCAGCGGACCGCGAAGCGCTCGGACCGTGCGGCGGACCGCGACGGCGACCAGGAGCTTCACGCGTACAACGCGTATCTCGCCTCGTTGCAGGCGCGCGGACAGTAG